The Pedobacter roseus genome contains a region encoding:
- a CDS encoding LptF/LptG family permease codes for MSLLKGRIKIIDQYIIGKYLGTFIYTLAIFVIIIVVFDLSEKMDDFMKSGLSFWGILSKYYAGSIPFYVNMLSPLINFIAVIFFTAKMADQTEIVPILSGGVSFNRFLFPYLVSATIIFSANLVSNLYILPYTNTLKNSFENTYVKRNDPSTKSNIHMKLDDKTYIYIDNFDNKTNSGYRFSLDNFNGDILTKKIVAENIKWDSLKRKWQLTNYSIRKIDGLKETMIYGNGKLKDTILDMRPDDFSAYDNIVQNLTTKELTEKIRKEKIRGTGVMNDLQFEKYKRYLHPLSAFVLTLIGVALSSRKVRGGVGVSLGIGIFISFAYIVFNQFTQMFSTKGGLPPFAAVIMPTLFFGLLGFYLLRKAPK; via the coding sequence ATGAGTCTGTTAAAAGGAAGGATAAAAATCATCGATCAGTACATTATCGGTAAATACCTGGGTACATTTATATATACCCTGGCCATTTTCGTAATCATTATTGTGGTGTTCGACCTATCTGAAAAGATGGATGATTTTATGAAAAGCGGACTGAGTTTTTGGGGAATCCTCTCTAAATATTATGCCGGTTCTATTCCTTTTTACGTGAACATGCTTTCGCCACTGATCAATTTCATTGCGGTAATTTTCTTTACGGCGAAGATGGCCGATCAAACAGAAATTGTTCCGATTTTAAGTGGAGGCGTAAGTTTTAACCGCTTTTTATTTCCTTACCTGGTATCGGCTACCATCATTTTCTCCGCTAACCTGGTATCTAATTTATATATCCTTCCTTATACCAATACCCTAAAAAACAGTTTCGAAAATACCTACGTAAAACGTAACGACCCTTCCACAAAGTCGAATATCCACATGAAACTGGATGACAAAACTTACATCTACATTGATAATTTCGACAACAAAACGAATTCGGGGTACCGCTTTTCTCTTGACAATTTTAACGGTGATATTTTGACTAAAAAAATCGTTGCCGAGAATATTAAATGGGATTCGCTTAAGCGTAAATGGCAACTAACTAATTACTCGATCCGTAAGATTGATGGGCTCAAAGAAACGATGATTTACGGTAACGGGAAACTAAAAGATACTATTCTGGATATGCGTCCGGATGATTTTTCTGCCTACGATAATATAGTACAAAATTTAACCACAAAGGAATTAACGGAGAAAATCAGAAAAGAAAAAATCCGTGGAACAGGTGTAATGAACGATCTTCAGTTTGAAAAATATAAACGCTACCTGCACCCACTTTCGGCCTTCGTATTAACGCTTATCGGTGTGGCATTGTCATCACGTAAAGTTCGCGGAGGTGTCGGCGTATCATTAGGTATCGGAATCTTTATTAGCTTCGCTTATATCGTGTTTAATCAGTTTACACAGATGTTCTCTACAAAAGGTGGATTACCTCCGTTTGCAGCTGTTATTATGCCTACGCTCTTCTTTGGGCTGCTAGGATTTTATCTATTGAGGAAAGCACCAAAATAG
- a CDS encoding DMT family transporter: MEATKKNLLILHLTVFVWGFTGVLGKVISIDAVPMVWYRVLIASTTLFAWFLITKKNIKVTKKQFLQFFLTGGIVAIHWIFFFHAIKVSTVSVTLVCLSSFTLFTAILEPLIKKQPIQMGDILIGLLIILGIYMIFKFEGQYTLGIIFGLLAAVASSLFSTINSTLVQKSEPSIIGFYELVGALFWITIYRLYDGTLLHTHFNLSAKNWFYLALLGTLCTSVAYVAGVAVMRTLSAFRVALITNLEPVYGIVLAFIFFQNKEQMTGGFYIGATIILGSIFLYPIYKKRKNKL; this comes from the coding sequence ATGGAAGCTACCAAAAAGAATCTGCTCATTCTTCATCTTACGGTATTTGTTTGGGGCTTTACAGGCGTGCTTGGAAAAGTAATTTCGATCGATGCCGTGCCCATGGTTTGGTACCGGGTATTGATTGCATCTACAACTCTTTTCGCCTGGTTCCTCATCACTAAAAAGAATATTAAGGTTACGAAAAAACAGTTTTTGCAATTCTTTTTAACAGGCGGAATTGTCGCCATCCATTGGATATTTTTCTTTCATGCCATCAAAGTCTCTACCGTTTCGGTTACCTTGGTATGCCTTTCTTCTTTCACTTTATTCACTGCGATTTTAGAGCCGTTGATTAAAAAACAGCCTATACAAATGGGCGATATCCTGATCGGTTTATTGATTATTTTAGGCATCTATATGATCTTTAAATTCGAAGGTCAATATACTTTGGGGATAATTTTCGGATTGCTGGCAGCAGTGGCATCAAGTCTTTTCTCTACCATCAATTCAACGTTAGTGCAAAAAAGTGAGCCTTCGATTATTGGTTTTTACGAGCTGGTGGGTGCGCTTTTCTGGATCACCATATACCGCTTATATGATGGAACTTTGCTACACACACACTTTAATCTGAGTGCAAAAAACTGGTTCTATTTGGCGCTTCTGGGCACGCTTTGTACATCGGTTGCTTATGTTGCAGGCGTTGCTGTTATGCGAACGTTATCTGCTTTCAGGGTAGCTTTAATTACAAACCTGGAACCTGTTTACGGCATTGTATTGGCCTTCATTTTTTTTCAGAATAAAGAACAGATGACAGGTGGTTTTTATATCGGAGCAACGATTATTTTAGGCTCGATATTCTTATATCCGATCTACAAAAAGAGAAAGAATAAGCTGTAG